The proteins below are encoded in one region of Micromonospora sp. DSM 45708:
- a CDS encoding SsgA family sporulation/cell division regulator, translating to MSVIRPTTVEVETSLRLVAPDATALPVRASLRYDPADPYAVHVLFHAESAGGEAVSWSFARELLVTGLDEPAGIGDVRVWPWATPRGDFVALALSSPDGNALFEVPRSVLVRFLRRTYVVVPRGREAEHLDVDTAVNRLLAGR from the coding sequence ATGAGTGTCATCCGACCGACGACCGTAGAGGTCGAGACGTCGCTAAGGCTCGTCGCGCCTGACGCCACCGCCTTGCCGGTGCGTGCCAGTCTGCGTTACGACCCTGCTGACCCGTACGCGGTCCATGTCCTGTTCCATGCCGAGTCGGCCGGCGGCGAGGCGGTGAGCTGGTCGTTCGCACGCGAACTGCTGGTCACCGGGCTCGACGAGCCGGCCGGCATCGGTGATGTGCGGGTCTGGCCGTGGGCCACCCCGCGCGGCGACTTCGTCGCGCTGGCGTTGTCGTCACCGGACGGCAACGCCCTGTTCGAGGTGCCGCGCAGCGTGCTGGTGCGCTTCCTGCGCCGGACCTACGTCGTCGTCCCGCGCGGCCGGGAGGCCGAGCACCTGGACGTCGACACCGCGGTGAACCGGCTGCTCGCCGGTCGCTGA
- a CDS encoding glucose 1-dehydrogenase has translation MTDLFSVDGKTVLVTGGSRGIGLMIARGFVRAGARVIISSRKADVCEAVAQELSAEGHCEAIPADLGSDAGALALAEAVRQRHDRLHVLVNNAGATWGAPLEEYPESAFDKLWAVNVKAVFRLTTALLPALRAAAGPDDPARVINIGSIDGIRVPWMEVYAYSATKAAVHMLTRGLAHQLAGEAITVNAIAPGPFESKMMAFALDDPESRAAIEQQVPLGRIGRPDDMAGTAIYLASRAGAYLTGAVIPVDGGITTRG, from the coding sequence ATGACGGATCTGTTCTCGGTCGACGGCAAGACGGTCCTGGTCACCGGCGGCTCGCGGGGGATCGGGCTGATGATCGCGCGCGGTTTCGTGCGGGCCGGCGCCCGAGTGATCATCTCCTCGCGCAAGGCCGACGTGTGCGAGGCGGTGGCCCAGGAACTCTCCGCCGAGGGGCACTGCGAAGCCATTCCGGCGGACCTCGGCAGCGACGCCGGCGCGCTGGCGCTGGCCGAAGCCGTCCGGCAGCGCCACGACCGGCTCCACGTGCTGGTCAACAACGCGGGCGCCACCTGGGGCGCGCCGCTGGAGGAGTACCCGGAGAGCGCGTTCGACAAGCTCTGGGCCGTCAACGTCAAGGCCGTGTTCCGGCTCACCACCGCGCTGCTGCCGGCGCTGCGCGCCGCCGCCGGCCCCGACGACCCGGCCCGCGTGATCAACATCGGCTCGATCGACGGCATCCGGGTGCCGTGGATGGAGGTGTACGCCTACTCCGCCACCAAGGCCGCCGTGCACATGCTCACCCGCGGTCTCGCCCACCAGCTCGCCGGCGAGGCGATCACCGTCAACGCGATCGCGCCCGGGCCGTTCGAGAGCAAAATGATGGCGTTCGCACTCGACGACCCGGAGTCGCGCGCCGCCATCGAGCAGCAGGTGCCGCTGGGCCGCATCGGCCGCCCCGACGACATGGCCGGCACCGCGATCTACCTCGCGTCACGCGCCGGCGCGTACCTGACCGGAGCGGTCATCCCGGTCGACGGTGGGATCACCACGCGCGGCTGA
- a CDS encoding helix-turn-helix transcriptional regulator codes for MVTTGQPSPATRIGLSDARLDTDEIVTGALDDLTAGPGWHRPILLDRDLLILVTHGHGTAELDFRAVPCRPGTLLHARPGQALRCLGQQLDATVVSWGPDALRGLDVDPDAVPTHRQLAGEDADAVITEVSQLAVDADRHALVPAATALLRHQLAVLLLRLSLLPCGEKGRPAPGTEAVTFRRLCREVERGYRHTRRVEDYAAQLGCSVRTLTRACLAVTGRSAKQVIDERVALQACRLLAATDDPIARIGRQLGFPEPTNFGRFFTREVGVSPGAFRAAREQPLPVRLVRPRPPADSPAPPGRA; via the coding sequence ATGGTCACTACCGGTCAGCCCTCCCCGGCCACCCGCATCGGCCTCTCGGACGCCCGCCTCGACACCGACGAGATCGTCACCGGCGCGCTCGACGACCTCACCGCCGGACCCGGCTGGCACCGGCCGATCCTGCTCGACCGCGATCTGCTGATCCTGGTCACCCACGGCCACGGCACCGCCGAGCTGGACTTCCGGGCCGTGCCCTGCCGCCCGGGCACGCTGCTGCACGCCCGCCCCGGCCAGGCGCTGCGCTGCCTCGGCCAGCAGCTCGACGCCACGGTGGTGAGCTGGGGGCCGGACGCGCTGCGCGGCCTCGACGTCGACCCGGACGCGGTGCCCACCCACCGCCAGCTCGCCGGTGAGGACGCCGACGCGGTGATCACCGAGGTGTCCCAGCTGGCGGTGGACGCCGACCGGCACGCGCTGGTGCCCGCCGCCACGGCGTTGCTGCGTCACCAGCTCGCCGTGTTGCTGCTGCGGCTGAGCCTGCTGCCGTGCGGCGAGAAGGGGCGGCCGGCGCCGGGGACCGAGGCGGTGACGTTCCGGCGGCTGTGCCGCGAGGTGGAACGCGGCTACCGGCACACCCGCCGGGTGGAGGACTACGCCGCCCAGCTCGGCTGCTCCGTGCGTACCCTGACCCGGGCCTGCCTGGCGGTGACCGGCCGCAGCGCCAAGCAGGTCATCGACGAGCGGGTGGCGTTGCAGGCGTGCCGGCTGCTGGCCGCCACCGACGACCCGATCGCCCGGATCGGCCGGCAGCTCGGTTTTCCCGAGCCCACCAACTTCGGCCGCTTCTTCACCCGGGAGGTCGGGGTGAGTCCGGGGGCGTTCCGGGCCGCCCGGGAGCAGCCGCTGCCCGTCCGTCTGGTGCGTCCGCGCCCGCCCGCCGACTCCCCCGCGCCGCCCGGCCGGGCATGA